Proteins from a single region of Butyrivibrio fibrisolvens:
- a CDS encoding S8 family serine peptidase, translating to MRLFLQCVKFLVVQMFIILTIGAYANMDVMACESNEKIDLLLNDDVTIDEVKDKLLEFNSTLHIDECKEINLLHLEYNGEMSESELIEGANIKTCVELVGELPEINATNNYVTDLVGEDDKINEKIMCENEDFSLFERLSWHIDEITGERKSFSYTEGDGVKVALIDSGVDGNHPYIKNRINWDNAKSYVEGDQTLYDYNTHGTMMAGLICQMAPKVEITPYKVLGDSTGESIWAIKAIIDAVNDGNDIINISLGTYKCLSESSEKLIINAYKRVIRYAQNRNVIVVASAGNYGINLDNYKAASDIVHLPGGIHGVYTISALSDHSMASYSNNGTCIDLCAPGGNVVFTDGMLDLNKCIYVLYPTYFDNGLEQIGVPQGYSFSYGTSLSTAIATGGIADIVSYCKQKYKYYTNEDVDRIIRESANDLGDEGKDIFYGDGELDVYNSIMNADKMILGTFCEINKNDEYLFDNGRMLVKYIIEDEYDDKYQVKINMTNTSDYTMRDWEIVYKMDDQIVNIWNGDYLINGEEVRIKNKGYNKNIYPGDQVSIGYIATKVGEIDIPSAYSFTNYYSSSESEYKINYIVENEWDSGYISVISIENLSNEIIEDWMLEFEFDQTISNIWGAEINSTDDGYYEVVNSNYNSNIYPGETVEFRVMIQEGNVISEPHSYELLSVKMK from the coding sequence ATGAGATTGTTTTTACAATGTGTTAAGTTTTTAGTAGTACAAATGTTTATTATTTTGACAATTGGTGCATATGCAAACATGGATGTTATGGCATGTGAATCTAATGAAAAAATTGATTTGCTTCTGAATGATGATGTTACTATAGATGAAGTAAAGGATAAGCTCTTAGAATTCAATTCTACTCTTCATATAGATGAATGCAAAGAGATAAATCTTTTGCATTTGGAATATAATGGGGAAATGAGCGAATCGGAACTAATAGAAGGAGCAAATATAAAAACATGTGTAGAGTTGGTTGGGGAGTTGCCAGAAATTAATGCAACAAATAATTATGTCACGGATTTAGTTGGAGAAGATGATAAAATAAATGAGAAGATAATGTGTGAAAATGAAGATTTTTCTTTGTTCGAACGTTTGTCATGGCATATAGATGAAATAACAGGTGAAAGGAAATCGTTTTCATATACAGAAGGTGATGGTGTTAAGGTCGCTCTGATTGATAGTGGGGTAGATGGGAATCATCCATATATAAAAAATAGAATTAATTGGGATAATGCGAAGTCATATGTTGAAGGGGATCAAACTCTTTATGATTATAATACGCATGGGACTATGATGGCCGGGCTAATTTGTCAGATGGCTCCAAAAGTGGAGATAACACCTTACAAAGTATTAGGGGATTCTACCGGCGAATCAATATGGGCGATAAAAGCAATAATAGATGCGGTTAACGATGGTAATGATATAATAAATATTAGTTTAGGGACGTATAAATGCCTTTCCGAATCAAGCGAAAAATTGATAATAAATGCATACAAAAGAGTTATTCGATATGCTCAAAATAGAAATGTCATTGTAGTAGCTTCTGCTGGAAATTATGGCATAAATTTAGATAATTATAAAGCTGCCTCAGATATTGTGCATTTGCCAGGGGGAATTCATGGAGTATATACAATTTCTGCTCTTAGTGATCATTCTATGGCTAGTTATAGTAATAATGGTACGTGTATAGATTTGTGTGCACCTGGTGGGAATGTAGTTTTTACTGATGGAATGCTTGATCTTAATAAGTGCATATATGTTCTTTATCCGACATATTTCGATAACGGATTGGAGCAGATTGGCGTTCCCCAAGGATACAGTTTTTCATATGGGACAAGTCTGTCAACAGCAATAGCGACAGGAGGGATTGCTGACATTGTTTCATATTGTAAGCAAAAATACAAATATTATACAAATGAAGATGTTGATAGAATTATCAGAGAAAGCGCAAATGATTTGGGGGATGAGGGCAAGGATATTTTTTATGGAGATGGTGAATTAGATGTTTATAATTCGATAATGAATGCGGACAAAATGATCTTAGGTACATTTTGCGAAATAAATAAAAATGACGAGTACTTATTCGATAACGGAAGAATGCTTGTCAAATATATAATAGAAGATGAATATGATGACAAGTATCAAGTAAAAATCAATATGACTAATACGTCTGATTATACAATGCGTGATTGGGAAATTGTATATAAAATGGATGATCAGATAGTCAATATATGGAATGGTGACTATCTGATAAATGGTGAGGAAGTAAGGATTAAGAATAAAGGATATAATAAAAATATATATCCAGGGGATCAAGTATCCATTGGATATATTGCAACAAAGGTTGGCGAAATTGATATTCCAAGCGCTTATTCATTTACAAATTATTACTCGTCAAGTGAATCTGAATACAAAATTAACTATATTGTGGAAAATGAATGGGATTCAGGGTATATAAGCGTAATTAGTATAGAAAACCTTTCAAATGAAATAATTGAAGATTGGATGCTAGAATTTGAATTTGATCAGACTATAAGTAATATATGGGGAGCGGAAATCAATTCAACAGATGATGGTTATTATGAAGTTGTGAATAGTAATTATAATAGTAACATTTATCCAGGGGAAACTGTGGAATTTCGTGTTATGATTCAAGAGGGTAATGTAATATCAGAGCCTCATTCATATGAGCTTTTATCAGTGAAAATGAAATAG
- a CDS encoding ATP-binding cassette domain-containing protein translates to MVKLYIDRLVDILDTPDEASFTGDKKIDNYSGEIELNNISYKYSSFSPFAVSDISLRIKSGQKIAIVGESGSGKSTLLKVMSGLYQPTSGTILYDKKDIRDLDIYNMREKIGIVLQESMLFNGSFRDNICMGRDYTDEKISYSIKASKLDELVYSFPLGLDTMISEGGQNLSGGQRQRVAIARTIVSDPKAIFLDEPTSALDNESEKIVMENLIKMNITMVVAAHRLSTIEKFDKIIVMDKGRIVEIGRHDELLKQNGYYARLYNANG, encoded by the coding sequence ATGGTCAAGTTATATATTGATCGATTGGTTGATATCCTAGATACACCGGATGAAGCGTCTTTTACAGGAGATAAAAAAATAGACAACTATTCGGGCGAAATAGAGCTGAATAATATTTCGTATAAATATAGTTCTTTTTCACCGTTTGCTGTTAGTGATATATCGCTTAGGATAAAATCTGGACAGAAAATAGCTATAGTAGGAGAGAGTGGCTCGGGAAAATCAACATTATTAAAAGTTATGTCAGGTTTATATCAGCCTACTTCCGGTACAATCTTATATGATAAAAAAGACATTCGTGACCTTGATATATATAATATGCGTGAAAAAATTGGTATTGTTTTACAAGAGAGTATGCTGTTTAACGGATCCTTTAGAGATAATATCTGCATGGGACGTGACTATACAGACGAGAAGATATCTTACAGTATAAAAGCATCAAAGTTGGATGAGTTAGTGTACAGCTTTCCTTTGGGGTTAGACACAATGATTTCTGAAGGTGGTCAAAATCTTTCCGGAGGACAAAGGCAAAGAGTGGCCATTGCCAGAACAATTGTATCAGATCCTAAAGCTATTTTTTTAGATGAGCCTACAAGTGCATTGGATAATGAATCTGAAAAAATAGTAATGGAAAATTTGATCAAAATGAACATAACAATGGTAGTTGCAGCACATAGGCTATCTACCATAGAGAAGTTTGACAAAATAATAGTTATGGATAAAGGTCGAATTGTAGAGATTGGAAGGCATGATGAACTATTGAAGCAAAATGGCTATTATGCAAGATTATATAATGCAAACGGATAA
- a CDS encoding cysteine peptidase family C39 domain-containing protein — protein MRFQQQCEHSECGLACAAMIIDFFAKKTKLTYLREKYGVPNGGYNLLQLKTVLSENGVDSRAVKTDGLDVETLPVPFIAFWKKRHFIIVEKITREKVVIIDPSNGRKTIGRQEFQSNYSQIALYVLNGRHRKIQIPRLHYVIKNNIRRNKGLLFATLLISMIVQVLSLAIPYITQQVIDSFEGTDSFNPRVIVLSVFLVFICYFFSNFVRTRVITIMQTSFDKGFLGDTIERLLHLPYSYFVNRSKGEIIYRINSNSYIRQILVDQMMELAIDLFFFFIYLFAMILYSPKLSLVTLIIAGILCISSFANAKVNYKIQQNEIVVVTKSQDLVNELINNVFTIKSTNSQKNIFNKWKENFDKQVEYEKSRANCNSVFSNLSQSIYSFYPLLIILVGYFLVSKEEVTLGGLLLFVQSDNHLLDLF, from the coding sequence GTGAGATTTCAGCAGCAATGTGAGCATTCTGAATGTGGCTTGGCATGTGCGGCTATGATTATAGATTTTTTTGCAAAAAAAACAAAGCTTACATATTTAAGGGAAAAATATGGTGTCCCAAATGGAGGGTATAACCTATTACAGTTAAAAACAGTTTTGAGTGAAAATGGCGTTGATTCAAGGGCGGTAAAAACGGATGGATTGGATGTGGAGACTTTACCGGTTCCTTTTATAGCATTTTGGAAGAAGAGACATTTTATTATTGTAGAAAAGATAACTCGCGAAAAGGTAGTTATTATCGACCCTTCAAATGGTAGAAAGACAATTGGCAGACAGGAATTTCAAAGTAATTATTCCCAAATTGCATTATACGTATTAAACGGTAGGCATAGAAAAATACAGATTCCAAGACTGCACTATGTAATAAAAAATAATATAAGAAGAAATAAGGGACTATTATTTGCGACTCTGTTAATATCAATGATTGTTCAGGTTTTAAGCCTAGCAATCCCCTATATTACACAGCAAGTGATTGATAGCTTTGAAGGAACAGATAGTTTCAACCCAAGAGTTATAGTTCTATCGGTGTTTCTGGTTTTCATTTGTTATTTTTTTTCCAACTTTGTCAGAACAAGAGTTATAACAATTATGCAGACATCCTTTGATAAAGGCTTTTTGGGTGACACTATAGAAAGATTGTTACATTTACCTTATTCATATTTTGTGAACAGAAGTAAAGGAGAAATAATATATAGGATAAATTCAAATTCATATATCAGACAAATATTGGTTGATCAGATGATGGAACTTGCGATAGATTTGTTTTTCTTTTTTATCTATTTATTCGCCATGATTCTATATAGTCCTAAGTTGTCGCTTGTAACATTGATAATTGCGGGGATATTATGTATATCATCATTTGCAAATGCAAAAGTCAACTATAAGATTCAGCAAAATGAGATTGTAGTAGTAACCAAATCCCAAGATCTCGTTAATGAATTAATAAATAATGTATTTACAATTAAGTCAACAAATTCGCAAAAAAATATATTTAATAAGTGGAAAGAAAATTTTGATAAGCAAGTGGAATATGAAAAGAGTAGAGCGAATTGTAATTCGGTATTTTCCAATCTGTCCCAGTCAATATATTCATTTTATCCATTATTAATTATATTGGTTGGATATTTTTTAGTCAGTAAAGAAGAGGTTACATTAGGGGGATTATTGCTTTTTGTACAATCGGACAATCATTTATTAGACCTATTTTAA